The following are encoded together in the Daucus carota subsp. sativus chromosome 5, DH1 v3.0, whole genome shotgun sequence genome:
- the LOC108220852 gene encoding mitogen-activated protein kinase kinase kinase 20: MMEIKEDDDKAEGKKLCARNKHGDGVSWYRGALIGKGNFGCVYLANLKKPRSKFSCFPCVMAVKCAEVSISGSIQKEREILDNIGRCGYVIRCFGEEITNGENGEMVYNLLLEYGSGGTLVDVIDKLGGGGLVEADVRRYTRDLVRGIYWIHSKGYVHCDLKPDNVMMVGNCGTGEFRAKIGDLGLAKRGMRSNKKRKLDPYFRGTAMYLSPEAVADGIQECPCDIWALGCIVIEMFTGKPPWDGTEDLDANELLDRIGEGRESPKIPDEISVEAKNFLKGCLAVKPMYRLTAEMLLNHPFLEGLVDVIETEEIEEFSDVNADSSLVLLSEAEADDELNRFSCSEDDSFVTEEESVSYWCEEVTNGGQIVAFDEEGTLKIQESTHTASSRNDSEYDHALNTTVPTSTGLQYPVAFTIPTGI, encoded by the coding sequence ATGATGGAGATTAAGGAAGATGATGATAAAGCTGAGGGGAAGAAGTTGTGTGCAAGAAATAAGCATGGAGATGGAGTATCATGGTACAGAGGTGCATTGATAGGTAAAGGAAACTTTGGTTGTGTTTATTTAGCTAATTTAAAGAAGCCCAGATCGAAATTTAGTTGTTTTCCTTGTGTTATGGCTGTGAAATGTGCTGAGGTTTCGATTTCGGGGTCTATTCAGAAGGAAAGGGAGATTCTTGATAATATTGGGAGGTGTGGTTATGTGATTAGGTGTTTTGGTGAGGAGATTACTAATGGTGAGAATGGTGAGATGGTTTATAATTTGTTGTTGGAGTATGGTTCTGGGGGGACTTTGGTTGATGTTATAGATAAGTTGGGAGGTGGGGGATTGGTGGAAGCGGATGTTAGGAGGTATACGAGGGATTTGGTACGAGGGATTTATTGGATTCATAGTAAGGGGTATGTTCATTGTGATTTGAAGCCGGATAATGTGATGATGGTTGGGAATTGTGGGACTGGTGAGTTTAGGGCAAAGATTGGTGATTTAGGGTTAGCGAAGAGGGGAATGCGGAGTAATAAGAAGAGGAAGTTGGATCCTTATTTTAGGGGGACTGCGATGTATTTATCGCCTGAGGCAGTGGCTGATGGGATACAAGAGTGTCCTTGTGATATTTGGGCACTTGGTTGTATTGTTATTGAGATGTTTACGGGGAAGCCTCCGTGGGATGGTACGGAAGATTTGGATGCTAATGAGCTTCTGGATAGGATTGGTGAAGGACGTGAGAGTCCGAAAATTCCTGATGAGATTTCAGTTGAGGCTAAGAACTTTTTAAAGGGGTGTTTAGCAGTGAAGCCTATGTATCGTTTGACAGCTGAAATGCTGTTGAATCACCCGTTTTTGGAGGGTTTAGTTGATGTTATTGAGACTGAAGAAATTGAAGAGTTTTCAGATGTGAATGCAGATAGCTCGTTAGTATTGTTGTCTGAAGCTGAGGCTGACGATGAGCTCAATCGTTTCTCATGCTCTGAGGATGATAGCTTTGTGACAGAAGAAGAATCCGTTTCTTATTGGTGTGAAGAAGTGACTAATGGTGGTCAGATTGTTGCTTTTGATGAAGAAGGTACATTAAAAATCCAAGAAAGTACACATACTGCTAGCTCCAGAAATGATTCTGAATATGATCATGCATTGAATACGACAGTTCCAACAAGTACCGGACTGCAGTACCCAGTTGCATTCACAATTCCTACCGGTATCTAG